The following proteins come from a genomic window of Plutella xylostella chromosome 22, ilPluXylo3.1, whole genome shotgun sequence:
- the LOC105395418 gene encoding uncharacterized protein LOC105395418 isoform X2 yields MEKLQELVSRRRYTKGNITRLYNFVSSDEDVANSTTEALLVKKNRVLESFSSYEKCNVDILQLDEKDDEDVSVVEERFFHILATLDAECNKRNSQEPKPSAPSAPISKLKLPPINVPIFSGKFTEYIPFINLFNSVINDNESIDYVQKLYYLRAYLRDEPLQLIKNLPLTHESYKKALELLDDRYNNRFRIINEHISTLLDLNPLTKATAAGLREFSSNVRQEIAALTNLDPNIKYWDAIILCILCRKLDLPTSRAYQMERDTAMDPTVEDLLKFIDKQALALENVGPACGQSQPPRHTNHQQHKEQRPASTGKPVAYTAAQEASCLLCYAATGVDDLRVCSAA; encoded by the exons atggAGAAGTTACAAGAGCTTGTGTCAAGAAGGCGTTACACAAAAGGTAACATAACTAGGCTTTATAACTTTGTTAGCAGTGACGAAGATGTGGCAAACTCCACAACCGAAGCTCTGCTCGTCAAAAAGAATCGTGTTTTGGAATCGTTTTCGAGCTATGAAAAATGCAATGTCGATATTTTACAACTTGACGAGAAGGACGATGAAGACGTTTCAGTCGTGGAGGAAAGGTTTTTCCACATCTTAGCCACACTTGATGCAGAATGTAACAAACGCAATAGCCAGGAACCAAAGCCTTCAGCTCCATCTGCTCCAATTTCCAAATTAAAACTACCACCTatcaatgtacctatatttagtGGTAAGTTTACTGAGTATATACCATTCATCAACTTGTTCAACTCAGTGATAAATGACAATGAGTCAATAGACTATGTACaaaaattgtattatttgCGTGCATATCTCAGGGATGAGCCCCTGCAACTAATCAAAAACTTACCTTTGACGCacgaaagttataaaaaagcaCTAGAATTGTTAGATGATAGATATAACAATAGATTTAGGATAATTAATGAGCACATTAGCACACTGTTGGATCTGAATCCTCTTACAAAGGCGACAGCAGCAGGTCTAAGAGAGTTTAGTTCAAATGTTAGGCAGGAGATTGCTGCTCTAACAAATTTAGATCCTAACATTAAATATTGGGATGCTATAATTTTGTGTATACTTTGCCGAAAATTAGATCTCCCAACATCGAGAGCCTACCAAATGGAGAGAGACACCGCCATGGACCCTACCGTGGAGGACCTGCTCAAGTTTATTGACAAGCAAGCACTGGCATTGGAGAATGTGGGGCCGGCCTGTGGCCAGTCGCAACCGCCACGACACACCAATCATCAGCAGCACAAGGAGCAGCGTCCAGCATCCACGGGCAAACCGGTAGCGTACACTGCAGCGCAGGAGGCATCATGCTTACTAT GCTATGCTGCCACCGGAGTCGACGATCTACGAGTCTGCAGCGCCGCCTAG
- the LOC105395418 gene encoding uncharacterized protein LOC105395418 isoform X1 — MLPPESTIYESAAPPSGAQPSAPGARHPQLINTQFGYVIGGSLHTQVCNKVAVFKCTCESDINENLTNFWKSESVPEIYNEKSSEQELCEYVFQRTVQLKDDCFEVALPLKLPLEDVNDALGDSFHFALKRFLNLEKKLHKDPNLFIEYQKFIHDYVNLNHGHFVDIESYQLSKDAVYFLPHHAVLKPDSKTTKLRTVFDASMKTNKKVSLNDLLLNGPTVQRDLFDILLLFRFGNYTFTTDIKQMFRNIRVIPEHTSLQNILWRDSPDETIKCIRLDRVSYGLKSSSYLATRCLKELAMHNERELPLASFILNNCTYVDDVLFSNSDLDLIVEAKSQLQQLLKKGSFKLHKWSANDSRILEDIPSTERHFDELEFQNDNCSIKTLGLQLIVHQDKFKIVSPESCDADNITKREILAYIGKFYDPMGFVGPIVVQAKSIMQKLWSSKSDWDSTPDDNIKSEWTEFLSSLAKMDPIYINRNVQFSDSDTVELIGFSDASSSTAYGCCVYLRVTDNEGKVHMHLLCSKSRINPLQNKNLTVPRLELNAALLLSVLIAKVTNTLKLKLKISKIYLFTDSQIVLAWLRTEVMKLTAYVANRVKAITNNTADCQWLYVNTKENPADYISRGVSPHELSGCDMWWHGPRFMHDSKYKFDENIQLPAELPESRASAAISSNVGSAARPVTDILQGIHKYSSIQKMVRVLAYVLRFINNLKGSRVSHNFLSSTELNSALMLLIKYEQELYFKDEIESLKKNECVKGSLLSLHPFLDNLGILRVGGRLHHASIPYAQKHQAILPRESYVTECLVRSEHERLLHAGPRLLLSNINQKYWITNGLLYVKKITNKCIKCFRQKATASKQLMGSLPAGRVTALSRPFEKVGVDFAGPINVKLSRVRRSVIGKGYICVFVCFATKAIHLELASDLTTDTYLACLRRLISRRGLPKEIYSDNASTFKGARNQLVELYKLFSSKDHQSKVVQFTAEKGIDFHFIPSRSPTFGGIWEGAVKSTKYHLRRVVQSHQLTYEQLNTVLVEIECVLNSRPLLPMSSSDVNDYSYLTPGHFLIGNALTMYPENDVTNVPQNRLKFWQLCTQIKQSFWKMWHKQYLNVLQNRPKWLNVAPNIKIGTLVILKEDNVPSMFWPMARVVNTYPGHDCHVRAVEVKTANGKTHTRSILKVCALPLDV; from the coding sequence ATGCTGCCACCGGAGTCGACGATCTACGAGTCTGCAGCGCCGCCTAGCGGAGCGCAGCCCTCGGCGCCAGGTGCCCGGCATCCACAGCTCATCAACACGCAGTTCGGCTATGTAATCGGGGGAAGCCTGCATACACAAGTCTGCAATAAGGTAGCAGTTTTTAAATGCACATGTGAGTCAGatattaatgaaaatttaacGAATTTTTGGAAGAGTGAGTCCGTTCCAgaaatttataatgaaaagTCTTCAGAGCAAGAGCTCTGCGAATATGTATTTCAAAGGACTGTTCAGTTGAAGGATGATTGTTTTGAGGTTGCTTTGCCCTTGAAACTGCCATTAGAAGATGTAAACGATGCTCTCGGAGATTCATTTCATTTCGCgttaaaaaggtttttaaaCCTCGAAAAGAAATTGCACAAAGATCCCAACCTTTTCATAGAGTATCAAAAGTTTATACACGATTACGTAAACTTAAATCACGGGCACTTCGTAGACATTGAGAGCTACCAGCTTAGTAAGGACGCAGTGTACTTTCTGCCGCATCATGCGGTACTCAAGCCTGACAGTAAGACCACTAAGTTGCGTACTGTTTTCGACGCCTCAATGAAAACAAACAAGAAGGTATCGCTTAACGATTTACTGCTAAACGGACCGACCGTACAGAGAGATCTTTTCGACATACTGCTCTTGTTCCGTTTCGGTAACTATACGTTCACTACGGACATAAAGCAAATGTTCCGCAACATCCGCGTAATACCTGAGCATACTTCCTTACAGAACATTCTATGGAGAGACAGCCCCGACGAGACCATCAAGTGCATTAGGCTGGATCGAGTAAGCTACGGGCTGAAGAGCTCTAGTTATCTAGCTACGCGGTGTTTGAAAGAGCTTGCTATGCATAATGAGCGCGAACTGCCCTTGGCTTCGTTCATTTTAAACAACTGCACGTATGTAGATGATGTACTGTTCTCAAATAGTGATTTAGACTTGATAGTAGAAGCAAAATCACAGCTTCAGCAGTTACTGAAAAAAGGCAGTTTCAAGTTACATAAATGGTCAGCAAATGACAGTAGAATATTAGAAGATATTCCCTCAACTGAACGGCATTTTGACGAGTTAGAATTTCAAAATGACAACTGTAGTATAAAAACCTTAGGTTTACAGTTGATTGTGCATCAGGACAAGTTTAAGATAGTAAGTCCAGAATCATGCGATGCAGATAATATTACGAAACGTGAAATATTGGCGTACATAGGAAAATTCTATGACCCGATGGGTTTTGTAGGACCTATAGTTGTACAGGCTAAGTCTATAATGCAGAAATTATGGTCCAGCAAATCAGACTGGGATTCCACGCCTGACGATAACATTAAATCAGAGTGGACAGAATTCTTATCTAGTCTAGCTAAAATGGATCCgatttatataaatagaaatgtACAGTTCTCTGATTCAGATACAGTGGAACTCATAGGCTTCTCTGATGCATCCAGTTCGACTGCATACGGCTGCTGTGTGTATCTGCGCGTCACCGACAATGAAGGTAAAGTACATATGCATTTACTCTGCTCGAAATCCCGCATAAATCCTCTCCAGAATAAAAACCTAACCGTGCCACGCTTAGAATTAAACGCTGCGCTACTCTTGTCTGTGTTGATTGCTAAGGTTACAAACACGCTTAAATTGAAACTAAAGATAAGTAAAATTTACTTGTTTACTGATTCCCAAATCGTGTTGGCTTGGTTACGGACTGAAGTGATGAAGTTGACGGCTTATGTGGCGAACAGAGTGAAAGCTATAACTAACAATACTGCTGACTGTCAATGGCTGTATGTCAACACCAAGGAGAACCCCGCCGATTATATAAGCAGGGGCGTCAGTCCACACGAGCTTAGTGGCTGCGATATGTGGTGGCATGGGCCTCGATTTATGCATGACAGTAAGTACAAGTTTGATGAAAATATACAGTTACCTGCAGAATTACCTGAGAGCAGAGCCAGCGCAGCGATCTCCTCCAACGTAGGGTCTGCGGCTCGTCCAGTGACCGACATATTGCAAGGTATACACAAATATTCTAGCATCCAAAAAATGGTACGTGTcttagcctatgtgttaagatttattaataatttaaaaggcAGTAGGGTCTCGCATAACTTTTTGTCGAGTACAGAATTAAACTCTGCGCTAATGTTGCTCATTAAGTATGAACAAGAGTTATATTTTAAGGATGAAATTGAAAGTTTAAAGAAAAATGAATGCGTCAAAGGCTCGTTATTAAGTTTGCATCCGTTTCTAGACAACCTAGGTATTCTGCGTGTAGGCGGCAGGTTACACCACGCTAGTATACCGTACGCACAAAAACATCAGGCTATATTACCTAGAGAATCGTACGTCACAGAGTGTTTGGTAAGATCAGAACACGAACGCTTACTACACGCCGGACCTAGGCTGTTATTGTCAAATATAAACCAGAAATACTGGATTACTAACGGCTTATTGTATGTTaagaaaattacaaataaatgtataaaatgttTCAGGCAGAAGGCCACAGCTTCCAAGCAGCTGATGGGTTCCTTGCCGGCCGGCAGGGTGACTGCTTTGAGCCGTCCCTTCGAGAAAGTTGGAGTAGATTTCGCAGGACCTATAAATGTAAAGCTCTCGCGCGTGAGACGATCAGTCATAGGTAAAGGCTACATTtgtgtatttgtttgttttgccACTAAGGCAATACATCTAGAGCTAGCCTCAGATCTCACAACCGATACCTATCTCGCGTGCCTACGTAGACTAATATCAAGAAGAGGCCTGCCGAAAGAAATCTACTCTGACAATGCTAGCACCTTCAAGGGGGCAAGGAACCAGTTGGTTGAACTTTATAAGTTGTTCTCTTCCAAAGACCACCAAAGTAAAGTTGTGCAATTTACAGCTGAAAAAGGGATTGACTTTCATTTTATTCCCAGTCGTTCACCGACGTTCGGAGGTATTTGGGAGGGTGCTGTAAAGAGTACTAAATACCATTTGCGAAGAGTAGTACAGAGTCACCAACTAACCTATGAACAGTTGAATACTGTGTTAGTAGAGATAGAATGTGTACTTAATTCTAGACCTTTGCTACCAATGTCTTCAAGTGATGTAAATGACTATAGTTATCTGACCCCAGGTCATTTTTTGATAGGAAATGCCCTCACAATGTACCCAGAAAATGATGTAACAAATGTTCCACAAAACAGGTTAAAATTTTGGCAGTTATGTACGCAAATAAAGCAATCATTCTGGAAAATGTGGCACAAACAATATCTCAATGTGTTACAAAATAGGCCTAAGTGGTTAAATGTTGCTCCTAATATTAAGATAGGTACATTGGTAATTTTAAAGGAGGATAATGTTCCCTCCATGTTCTGGCCAATGGCTAGAGTGGTAAACACATACCCTGGTCATGACTGCCACGTTAGGGCCGTTGAAGTAAAAACTGCTAATGGGAAAACCCATACTCGATCAATATTGAAAGTGTGTGCTCTTCCTTTAGAtgtataa